The Bradyrhizobium sp. WBAH42 genome includes a window with the following:
- a CDS encoding tripartite tricarboxylate transporter substrate binding protein BugD produces MTFIRALAGACAAAIASLGAFIATAEAQTYPTRSITMIVPFAAGGPTDVISRIVTGHMAQTLGQSIIIENVVGAGGTTATTRAARAANDGYTLITGHMGTHAASVPLYPKLAYQPEKDFEPIALLAGTPILILARKDFPPKDLKEFVTYVKANAEKVNAAHAGVGSVSHVSCELLHSILDIKPVGVPFNGTGPAMNALVAGQVDYMCDQIVNAVPQINAGTIKAYAIATAERNPSLPNVPTTAEAGLPAFQAQAWNAMFAPKGTSPAIVASVNAAAVKALDDETVKKRLLELGSVIPAPKDRTPEALATLVKNEIAKWSPVLKPAN; encoded by the coding sequence ATGACGTTCATTCGCGCGCTCGCAGGCGCATGTGCAGCAGCGATAGCATCGCTGGGCGCCTTTATCGCAACGGCTGAGGCGCAGACCTATCCGACGCGCAGCATTACCATGATCGTGCCCTTCGCGGCTGGCGGGCCGACTGACGTGATCTCACGGATCGTCACCGGGCACATGGCGCAGACGCTGGGGCAGAGCATCATCATCGAGAACGTCGTGGGTGCCGGCGGCACCACTGCCACGACGCGTGCAGCGCGTGCGGCCAATGATGGCTATACGCTGATCACCGGGCATATGGGCACGCATGCCGCCTCTGTGCCGCTCTATCCGAAGCTGGCCTATCAGCCCGAGAAAGACTTCGAGCCGATCGCCCTGCTGGCGGGCACGCCGATCCTGATCCTGGCGCGCAAGGACTTTCCGCCGAAGGACCTCAAGGAGTTCGTCACCTATGTGAAGGCGAATGCCGAGAAGGTGAACGCCGCGCATGCCGGCGTCGGCTCGGTTTCGCACGTCTCGTGCGAGCTTCTGCACTCGATCCTCGACATCAAGCCGGTCGGCGTGCCCTTCAACGGGACGGGACCTGCGATGAATGCGCTGGTGGCGGGTCAGGTCGACTACATGTGCGACCAGATCGTCAACGCCGTCCCGCAGATCAATGCCGGCACCATCAAGGCCTATGCGATCGCCACGGCCGAGCGCAACCCGTCGCTGCCGAACGTGCCGACCACGGCGGAAGCTGGCCTGCCGGCATTCCAGGCTCAGGCCTGGAACGCGATGTTCGCGCCCAAGGGAACCTCGCCTGCGATCGTGGCAAGTGTGAACGCCGCCGCCGTCAAGGCACTCGACGACGAGACTGTGAAGAAGCGCCTGCTCGAACTCGGCAGCGTCATCCCCGCGCCGAAGGACCGAACCCCGGAGGCGCTGGCGACCCTGGTCAAGAACGAGATCGCGAAGTGGAGCCCGGTGCTCAAGCCGGCAAATTAA